In the genome of Chryseobacterium sp. 52, the window ATTTTCCAAAATTTAAGACAAATGCTTCGGTAAGTTATAGCAATACACTTTCAAAAGCTGATGCTTTCTTAGATAATATCCAGTATTTAAGTAAAAATAATACACAGTCTTATGGATTCAAATTGAATAACACCTATTTCAGCTGGATGAGTTTAGATTATAACCTTAGCCTTTCCAGAAACAAGCAAGATAATGAAGGGCTAAATGAAAGAGGAGCAAGTCTGGGGATTAATAAAGGATTTAATCATAATCTAGGAGCGTTTTTCTATCCGATAGAAAACCATACCGTAGGATTCAACTGGGACCAGGTCAATACAAGCGACGGCCAGAATAAATACAAGAATGCCTTTTATGATGTCTCTTACCAGTTTACATGGTCTAAAAAGAAAATTGACTTTGAACTTAAATGGATGAATATCGCTAATAGAAGAGTTTTTGAAACCTATAACATCAACCAGGCAACAAACAGTGTTGCGTACACAAGAGTGCAGCTCCGCCCAAGCCAGGTCATGTTTACCGTAAAATTCAACTTCAAATAATAATAATAATAATAATAATAAAAACCAATCTCAGCGAGATTGGTTTTTTATTTGAGATATATTCTTTTCTTCTAGAAACTCTGGTTATCAGCAGAGGGTCCGTAGCTTCCGGGAAGAGGAATGTCATTCAGTCTGTAATAGACTCCCAACTGTGCCCTGTGATGGGTAATTTGATTTAAGGCATGCCGGATTGAACCGTATTTCGTCCATTTTGCGACTTCATGGCCATTGTTTTTAAGTGCCCAGGTTTGGTTGAGATCATCTTCCTGAGCATTTCCAAGGGCTTCCTGCGAAGATTTAAAATTCTCGTCCAGTGTCTGCAGCAGATCTTCTTTGGTAGAAAGATGCTTTGGCTGGAAAGCTCCGGTGGCAAAATCCAGATCTGAAGTTTTCAGCATGGTGTCTGTCCATCCGAAAATTTCCGAAATATGAGTGGCAAGAGGCATCATTTTCATACTTTTTTCATGCGGAGCATAGTCATTTTTATCCTCTGGATAGGCTTCAAAAAATTTTCTGGTCGTCTGGTACTCCGTTTCAAACTCGTCTTTAAATTGTGATAAAGTGTCCATAATATTTTGTTTTTAAGTACTTAAAGGTAAAACTTTTACCGCTGAAAATGTTTTAACAGAATCATAATTTTATCCTCTATAATGTCAATCATAAACAAGATCCGGTAATAACGGTAGATAAGGCTCATTAAATATAATGACGGTTGATAATCAGTAATTTAGAAAAGGGATAATGAAATTTTGAAAAAAAACTGTAACATATGTCAACAACCGGTAACTAATTAGTAAACATTATTACAATGAAAAAGCTATTTTCTGTATTCTTTATTGCTCTTTTTGCAATCGCATCCGCACAGGATTCTAAAGAATCAAAAGAAACGTCAAACCGTTTCTTTTACGAATTGACTTTTAAACCGAAAAAAGATTCAACAAAACTGGATAAAGTAGTGACAATCTTAGACATTACAGATAAAAACAGATCTATTTACCAGGATTATACTGTAATTGCACAGGATTCTATCATGAAAATAGAAATGGAAGCAATACAGAAATCAGGAATGATGAAAGATTTGTCAAAATCTCTCAAAACCCCAAAAATCTCTGCAAAAATATACAAGTCATATCCAGGTATGAAAGTTCAGTATGTAGACAAAATAGCAAGTGGATTTACACCAGCGAATATTGGATATAGCGAAGACTTAAAATTTAACTGGAATATTCTAAATGATAAACAAAAAATAGGAGAGTACAATACGCAAAAGGCAACAACTGAATTTGGAGGAAGAAAATGGACCGCTTGGTTCAGTACAGACTTACCATTTCAGGATGGCCCGTATAAGTTCTTCGGACTTCCTGGTCTGATCGTTAAAATTGAAGATGACGGGAAGAATTATTCCTGGATTCTACAGGGAAATAAAAAGATTAAAGACTTTACAGAATACTCTTATATTGAAAACCTGATGCAGGCAAAAGGAGGTAAAGTAAATGAATTAACAAGAGAAAAATTTGAAAAAACATTCAATGATTTCAAAAAAGACCCCTTTGCCTCTATAAGACCTATGATGACGCAGGAAATGTTGTCTAAAACAGTTCCGGGAATGGATGGAACGGTTGGAGATATGGTGAAAAAGCAGGAACAACAGTATAAAGACTTTTATAATGCTAACGATAATCCGATAGAAAAACCATCAGGAGATCAGGAGAAAAAGAAAAAATAAACATTCATATCAACTAAATTATATTTTTGAATCAACCCAGATACAGTCATGTATTTGGGTTGATTTCTTTCATGTCCATCGTTATTTAGATTAAATTTAAATAACGTATATTTGCCTTTACAAAAAATGAGGTTTTGAAAGAGAAGGACTTACATAAATTAAGCGGGTTTCCTAAAAACAAAATGGGGAAGATTTTAGGGTATGATAATGATCACCTGAAAATGCCGAACAAGATCATAGAAATGGGGCTTCTGCCGGAAACTGTTTTCAGGATATTGTATCAGGCGCCGTTCAATGGTCCTATGTATGTGGAATTTGGAGAGGAAAAAAGCCGCATCGCGCTTCGTGAAGAAGAGGGAGATTATATTATTGTTGAAGAATTGAATTAATGCAGGAAAATAAGAAAAAACAGGTCCTTTTAGTCGGGAATCCTAATGTGGGAAAGTCTACGGTTTTCAATGCACTTTGCAACAAAAAGCAGAAGACCGGAAATTACGCAGGTGTTACCGTTGCGAGCCATTCTGGAAATTACACCTATGAAAATGAGGAAGTTGAGGTAATCGACTTGCCCGGTTCATACAGTGTTTATCCAAGCTCGGAAGATGAAGCTATTTTTTCCAAATTTCTTATTGATGAGCAGAAAAACTATGAAGGAGTAATTTATATCCTTGAAGCCCTGAGCTTGAAAAGAGGATTGCTTCTTTTTCAGCAGATACAGGATTTAGGGATTCCTATGATATTGGTGGTCAACCAGATTGACCAGGCAGAAAGAAGAGGAATTACCATTGATATCCAGAAGTTTTCTGATGCTTTGGGAATTAAAATTATTCAGACCAATGCCAAAGAGCAATTGGGAATAGATGAAATAAAAGAAGCTGTTCTGAAAAACGGGTTCGTAAAAGCCGATAAAATATCTTTCGAAACACCGAATGAACATAAAGATTTTATCCAAAAAATAGTGAGCCATAAAGGCTTCGATAATGAATATAAAGCCTGGATGAGCCTTTCTCTGGGTTCTGATATAGGAAAAATAAGCTCCATAAAAGATCTGATGAACGAGCCCGATTCTAAAAGTCTGGTTCCCAAAAGACTTCAGGTTCAGGAAACGGTAAGAAGATATCAGAATGTAGATAAAATTTTAGCAGATGTAATCTCCAAAAAAGCTCAGTTCAAAGAACTGCTCACCGAAAAACTGGATAAAGTACTGGTTCACAAGTTCTGGGGGTATATTGTTTTCCTCCTGATCCTGTTGATTATTTTCCAGAGTGTTTTCTTCCTGGCAGAATATCCGATGAACTGGATCGATGATTTCTTCTCATGGTTTGCTGCCTTTACCGGAGAGCATCTTCCTGAAGGACCGATTAATTCATTAATTTCAAACGGAATTGTTCCCGGAATCGGAGGAATTGTGGTCTTTGCTCCACAGATCGGGATCTTATTATATTTCCTGTATCTATTGGAAGATTCAGGATATATGGCGAGAGTGGTGTTTCTGATGGACAGGATGTTACGACCGTTCGGTCTGAACGGAAAAAGTATTGTACCGCTGGTATCGGGAACCGCCTGTGCGATTCCTGCAGTTATCTCAACAAGAAATATTGAAAATGTAAAAGAAAGACTGTTAACCATATTGGTGACGCCTTTCATGACCTGTTCTGCAAGGCTTCCCGTCTACAGTATCATTATTGGATTAATTATTTCAGAAGGATCCTTCTTTGGAATTAAATATAAAGCACTCGTGCTGATGGGAATGTACCTTTTAGGTTTCCTTGTAGCCTTATTTTCAGCAGCTATTCTTAAACGATTCATCAAAAATGAAGGTAAAACTTACCTTGTGATGGATCTTCCAACCTATAAAAAACCATTGTTCGGATACGATCTTAAAATGGTTTTGGGAAAAGTATGGGAATTCGTTACAGGAGCCGGAAAGATCATTTTTATTGTAAGTATTATCATCTGGTTTTTAAGTTATTTCGGACCAAAACAGAAGCCTGATCAGTTTGTGGCAACAAATGTTGAACTGGATCATTCGTATCTGGCAAAAATGGGGAAAGGCATTGAGCCCCTTATTGAGCCCCTTGGATACGACTGGAAAATGGGAGTGGGAATTCTGACAAGTTT includes:
- a CDS encoding DinB family protein yields the protein MDTLSQFKDEFETEYQTTRKFFEAYPEDKNDYAPHEKSMKMMPLATHISEIFGWTDTMLKTSDLDFATGAFQPKHLSTKEDLLQTLDENFKSSQEALGNAQEDDLNQTWALKNNGHEVAKWTKYGSIRHALNQITHHRAQLGVYYRLNDIPLPGSYGPSADNQSF
- a CDS encoding GLPGLI family protein, with amino-acid sequence MKKLFSVFFIALFAIASAQDSKESKETSNRFFYELTFKPKKDSTKLDKVVTILDITDKNRSIYQDYTVIAQDSIMKIEMEAIQKSGMMKDLSKSLKTPKISAKIYKSYPGMKVQYVDKIASGFTPANIGYSEDLKFNWNILNDKQKIGEYNTQKATTEFGGRKWTAWFSTDLPFQDGPYKFFGLPGLIVKIEDDGKNYSWILQGNKKIKDFTEYSYIENLMQAKGGKVNELTREKFEKTFNDFKKDPFASIRPMMTQEMLSKTVPGMDGTVGDMVKKQEQQYKDFYNANDNPIEKPSGDQEKKKK
- a CDS encoding ferrous iron transport protein A gives rise to the protein MKEKDLHKLSGFPKNKMGKILGYDNDHLKMPNKIIEMGLLPETVFRILYQAPFNGPMYVEFGEEKSRIALREEEGDYIIVEELN
- the feoB gene encoding ferrous iron transport protein B, which codes for MQENKKKQVLLVGNPNVGKSTVFNALCNKKQKTGNYAGVTVASHSGNYTYENEEVEVIDLPGSYSVYPSSEDEAIFSKFLIDEQKNYEGVIYILEALSLKRGLLLFQQIQDLGIPMILVVNQIDQAERRGITIDIQKFSDALGIKIIQTNAKEQLGIDEIKEAVLKNGFVKADKISFETPNEHKDFIQKIVSHKGFDNEYKAWMSLSLGSDIGKISSIKDLMNEPDSKSLVPKRLQVQETVRRYQNVDKILADVISKKAQFKELLTEKLDKVLVHKFWGYIVFLLILLIIFQSVFFLAEYPMNWIDDFFSWFAAFTGEHLPEGPINSLISNGIVPGIGGIVVFAPQIGILLYFLYLLEDSGYMARVVFLMDRMLRPFGLNGKSIVPLVSGTACAIPAVISTRNIENVKERLLTILVTPFMTCSARLPVYSIIIGLIISEGSFFGIKYKALVLMGMYLLGFLVALFSAAILKRFIKNEGKTYLVMDLPTYKKPLFGYDLKMVLGKVWEFVTGAGKIIFIVSIIIWFLSYFGPKQKPDQFVATNVELDHSYLAKMGKGIEPLIEPLGYDWKMGVGILTSFVAREVFVGTMSTLYSLEDDAPEVKVIDKMRRDVKPDGSKVFSFATGISVLLFYAFAMQCVSTLAVVYRETKSWKWTGFQVAMMTGLAYFVSLIAYQILK